A segment of the Chryseobacterium scophthalmum genome:
ACAATGCCAAAACATCCGGAATCTGTTCCAATCAATGCATTGGCAAGAGTTGCCGGAACTCCTCTTGAAAATAACGAAAAAACTGATACTTGGGAAATGGTAAGAATGATTGCTACTGCAAGAATTGTAATGCCTTCGTCAATGGTTCGTCTGAGCGCAGGAAGAATTGAAATGACAGAATTCGAACAAGGTTGGTGTTTTATGGCCGGAGCAAACTCAATTTTTACAGGCGAAAGAGAAACTTTATTGGTAACACCAAACCCGGGAGTTTCGGAAGATATGCAAATGCTGCAGACCTTAGGATTAAAACCGATGAAAAGACAAGCTGAAAAAGCAATGGATCAATTTGAAACCTGGAAAGCTAACTTCTAGTTTCTAATCTCTAACTTCTATAATTTATGAATTTACAAGAGCGAGACAGAGCCGTCAATTGGCATCCTTATACGCAAATGAAAACTGCAGATGATGCAATTCCTATCGTTAAAGGAAAAGGAGTTTACCTTTTTGATGATAAAGGAAATAAATATATCGATGCGGTTTCTTCATGGTGGGTGACGCTTCACGGTCATGCGCATCCTTACATTGCACAACGGGTTTCTGAACAGTTAAATACTTTAGAGCAGGTTATTTTTGCAGGTTTTACCCATAAACCGGCGATAGAGCTTTCTGAAAATTTATTGAAGCTTCTTCCTCAAAACCAGCAGAAAGTTTTCTATTCTGATAATGGCTCGACAGCGGTGGAAGTTGCTTTGAAAATGTGCATTCAAAATGCGTACAATCAGGGAAAAGAAAAAACGAAAATTTTAGCATTTAAAAACGCTTATCATGGCGATACTTTCGGGGCGATGTCAGTGAGCGGAAGAAGTGTTTGGACGAAGCCTTTCGGAGAAATGTTATTTGAAGTCATTTTTATTGATATTCCTACTTCTGAAAATAGTGAAGATCTCAAAGCTCAGATTTCAGCGTATCAGGATGAAGTCGTTTGCTTCATTTACGAACCGCTCATTCAGGGAGCTGCAGGAATGTTGATGTACAATGCTGAAGATTTGGATAACTTAATGAAATTCTGCAGAGCAAATGAAATTTTGATGATTCAGGATGAGGTTTTTACCGGCTTTGGAAGAACAGGGAAATTGTTTGCAGCTAATTATCTTTCAGAAAAACCAGACATTATGTGCTTTTCTAAAGGTTTGACAGGTGGAACGATGCCAATGGGAATTACAACTTGTTCAAACGAGATTTACAATGCTTTTTTGTCGGATGATAAATCTAAAACGTTGTTTCATGGGCATTCTTTTACGGCAAATCCGTTAGCTTGTACTGCGGCTTTAGCAAGTATGGAGCTTTTATTGAATGACGAAACTCAACAAAGTATCCTACGAATTTCGGAACAGCATTTTCATTTTTCAAATGTTTTAAAACAAAATACAAAAGTTGAAAATGTGCGACAAACCGGAACTATTTTAGCCTGGGAAATTAAAAATGATCATAAAACTTCTTATTTTAACGAGATAGGAAAAAAGTTATATGATGAGTTTCTGTCACGTGGAATTGTCATGCGTCCATTGGGAAATGTGATGTATCTGGTTCCGCCTTATTGTATCAACTTAGAAGAATTAAATTTCATTTATGAAAATATTTTAGAAGTACTGAATTTCATTTAAAAATTTTAATCTTTTGCTATAAATTCTTTTGAATTTTGTTTAAAACCATAAAAAAATAAACATTTCAATACTGAAATGTTTATTTTTTCTAATTATTAATTTATCCTTAAATGAGGAATAAAAAATGATTGATATTCAGGAAAAAATCTTTTTCCAAATTTTCTTATGCTAACCTTTGTGATAAGGGCAACCTGAAGGAGGATTTACAACACGTTCGGTAACTGATGCAGGTGTTGTCATACTCATTGCAGAAGGAGCATTGAAGAACTGCTCTTCAATTACTTTTCTCTGATCAGCAGGAATGTCCTCAATTTTTCGAAGTGTATTTACCTGAATGTGTGGCCAGCTTGTTGTACCGCCATCATTTCCAAAATCAAATTCAAAAAATATAATTTGCTCGTATTGCAACTGAAGAATTTCTTTTCCGTCTTCAATCACGGTTTCAATCCACAAGTTAAATTCTATTTCTACAGTGGGTACAAAACGATTAACAAAAGGAACATTTAAAATTCCGCCTTGTGCACCAGTTGGCATTTTTGATGACATCTGAATAAGGACGTAATTGGCAACAGTTTGCTCTCTCAACGTATCTCTTAATCGCATATCCGGTCTTACACAATAAGGATATAGCTCGTCTGCCAATATTCTCTGCGTATAGATTTTGTTTGAACCGGGATCGTTTTCATCGTTTAATGTTTCGTGAACCCAAGCCGGAGCTGGTTCGTCAAGGTTAATAGGACCTCCTCCTCCTCCCATGGTAGGGGAAATCGCAAGATGAGGAGGATCCCAAGTTGCAATACCGGTAGGAAATTTTGGGGTACCTTTTCTAAGATAATATATTTTCTTATCGACACTTTCAGGGGTAATATCTCCCAACACAGTAATTGTGCTTCCGTGTGGAATAACGCCACTTCTTGAGATAGAGTAGTCAGGGATAAAATAAGGCCCCGTGATTCCATCCATTGGTTTAATTTCCTGTGCCGGAATAATTTCATAATATTTCTGTCCTTCTTTCAACTGGCTCAAAAGAATGTATGAAGAATGGCCGTTTTCGTCTTTTACTTCGACCAATGGCTCATTTCTGTATTCTCCTTTGTATCCGTATTTTTCAAAATCTTCGGTAGAAAATGCATGAATTCCACGGTCTTTTTCTATGGTTTCTTTCGTTGCTGCATAATTGTAGACATCACTTAACCAAAGATACATTCCGTTTTCTTCATGAATTCCAGCGTATTGCAAATCTGGATTTCCTTCTACTTTATTTACACTTTTAATGGTTTGATCGTATTTTACGGCACCACAAAATAATTCAGTTGCACCACCACGGTTACGAACACCACCAGGAACGATTTCGAAGGTTAATTTTTCAATATATTCTTCCGTATCAAAGCTGAATTTTCCGGGAATTGTACTTGGATTTGTACCCGGAGAAGGCATAATGGTAGTATGTATTCCGCTTCCCAGAGAAGGTCTGCCGATGTTTGTATTGTAATTGGCATTATAACTTACCCAAGTACCGTTTAGCGCTTCCAAAACACCATAATCAACATTATTTGCAATTTCCTGAAGATTTTCTTCACTAAAAGGTCTTACGGGATCATCAATCAAACGTTTCGAGTATCCGTTCATTAAATTGGCAAGATAACCTTTTGGGTCTTGATCCTGATTTGGAGCAGCAGCTTTTGAAAACTGATTTTCCTGTCCAAAAATTTCTTTATTTCTTTTTAACATGATTTATTAGTTTTTGATGGTTTTAGTTTTAAATTTAATTTGCAGGATATTCAAAAGTTGGTCCTGCATTTTGAGTCGAATTTAAAGGCTGGCTCATTAATCCGATGGCCTGTTCTTTCAAAGCGTACATGTACATGATTGATTTTTCCAATTCTTTTGCATTACCTTCTACTGCAGCCTGAATGGCATCTAAAAGATTTTTATACGTTTGGTTAAATGCTTTTCCCTGTGCGTACAATTGCGGATTCGATTGATAATCGCTCATTTTCGGATTGGGCTTCATCGGGTAGGCTGCGTTCCAGTCAACCGGTAATTCTTTTCCTACGGGTGGAGTGGTTACAGGCATCATTCCGTTTTCATCGGTGAAAGGTCTGTAGTCTCCGCCAAGATAAAAATGCTCATGAAAAACTTCTTTAAATCTGAAATAATGCGCCAATTCTGCACCTTCTTCAAACTGCGAAGGATCTACATCAAAAATAGAATCGTCTGCACCTTCTCCTTGTCCTTTAATTTCCTGGAAAACAGCAATTACTCCATCCAAAGCTTCTACAGGATGTAGTTTTCCGCCGCTTCCGTAATATTGTTCCGGACGAATTTGTTTTGCAGGATCTCCAGTGAAAATTCCGCCTTTGTTTAATTCTTCAAAATTTTGCGGAAGCTTTCCGTTCGCCTTATAATAAGCAATGATTTGAAAAACAACGATGTAAAAGAATAAAACGTCATAATATTCACCAATGGTATGAACATTCTGCATCATAAAACCTTTCATGTTTTCCAGCGTCCACAGATTATTTTCCTGAACAGCACTTTTAGAATATAAAGCAGAATTTTCTGCTTCAGGGGTATATTTCGGAGCTTTTACTAAAGGATTACTTGGGCTTTCAATCGCAATAAAAGTAGCAATACTGTTTGTAGAAAAAGTTTCCAGACCAACAAAAAAATCAACATTCATCGGCAATTTCATCGGATAAGTAGGGTAGTTCTGAGGTCTGTTTACCGATGGCTGAATACTTACTGCATTCATTACATTACAAACCATAATCATGTGAAGCATTTCTTCCACGGCAACACTTCTGATAATTTGTGATGCTAAAATATTGGTTCCGTCTTTAATCGAATATAAAGCCGTAAGATAAGGTGGAATCGTAGAATGCTCGATTAAAATTGCCGTTTGCAAAAGATCCTGTAAAATAGGGCGGTAGTCTAATTCCGTTAATCCTTTTTTTACTTCAGTAAGTTGCCCTTTTGAAAGCTCTGCAGAAGGTTTTAAATTTGAAATTTTAATAGAGAATTGTGAGCTTAAATAATCATTAAATTCTTTGATCTGATTATTTAGCAATAGGTTTGTGAGTGTTTTGCTGTGGTATTTTAATCCTTCAATCCAGTCTTGTTTATTTATTGTTGAATCAAATAATAATGACTGGAGCGAAATTGCTTCTGCCTCAATTGTATTTTGGGCTAAAGAACTTCTTGACGAAATATTAGTTTCCTGAGGTTCTGTTTTATTGATAAGTCTTTGTCTCATTTCTTTCTATTTTAAAATTGTTTCCAGATCCTTCAATATAGATTCTACCGAACGTATTGTGAATGCTGATAAGGTTAATGTAGGATTTGAAGTTCCTAAAGTGGTCATGTTTCCTGCACCAACGATATATAAATTCGGGTGATCCCAGGATTTACAATAACTGTTGGTTACAGAATCCTCCGGCGTGTCGCCCATTCTGTGAGTTCCCACGATATGACCGGCTCCGTTGTAAGAATATCTCACATTGTTGTACACAAAAGTGTTGTTATCCGTCGCGTTATACTTTGTGAAATCTTCAATATTTAATCTCGCAAACATTTGGTCGGAAGCCAATTTTGCCTGTTCCATTGCTCTCATTTCATATTCATTCAGTTCATAATTGATAACAGGGCGCGGAATTCCCAATGCATCAAGATATTGATCATTAATGGTAACTCTGTTGTTCGGATTGGGAAGCTGTTCTATTTCAAAATGAAATAAAACCTGTCTCGAAAGTCTATAGGTTAAAGCATCTTTTAATTCTTCGCCGAAAAGTCCCTGTCCTAAAAATTCTGAAAGATCAGATCCCGGTGAAAAAGCAGGCCAGCTCCATCCCCAATTATCTAATGGAGAAATCCATGCAGAAAATTCACTTCTGAAATCCCCGTCTCGGAAAGATGAAATATTGGTTGTAGAACCGGGACCTCTGTAAGAATAAACCGGCTCCGGAAACAATCCCCAAGTAAGCATCACCATATGATCCATCAAATTTCTTCCTACCTGATCACTTCTGTTGGCAACCGTTTTTTCAACTTTTTGCCCGTTTTCAATAACGGTGTATTTTGAATTTAAAAGAATTTTAGGATTTTCAAAAGCATTGGCTGCAAGAATGACAACTGAATTTGTAGTGTCGATTTCTTCTTCAATAAAATCTGTTTTTTCTCTGGAAGTGTATCTTCTTATATGAACTTTTGAAATTTTTTCCTGATTAGCCTGATCCACACTTAATCTGTAAACAACACTCTGCGCCTGAATCTGAATATGAGGATTTCTCTGCAGGTTTTCGTTTTTATTGACTTTATAAAGTGCTTTTTTCAGGGTTTTCAAAGCGTTGTATTTTGCCTGAACCGGACAGATCGGAACACATGAAGCATTTCCTTCGCAACGTTCTCCCATGTAAGGATTCCATACTGCGCCCAATGCTTTGTAATCTTCGTGTTCGATATTATTTAATGATAATTTATATCCTGAATCTGAAGAATTGGCTTTGATTAATTTTGCTTTTCCGTAAGCAATATTTGGAGTAGAATTTCTTCCCTGAGGCGAAGGAACCATCATTAACGGAAAATTCTTAAAATTCAACTGAACCGAAGTTCCTGCTAATCCGTTAATAATTTGCTGATCCATATAACTTTGCGGAATTTCATCCATCGGAAAAACATAATCTTTACCATAATATTCTTCCATACTTTCCTTGATTGGATATTCCTGAGCAGAAACATTTCCGGAAACTCCTATTTCAAACTCAGCCATTTCATAGTAAGGCTTTAGAGTTTCATAATCAATCGGCCAATCCATTGCTCTGCCGTATTTTTCTTTTAATCTAAAGTCATTGGGAAGCATTCTTGGTGTAGTTCCCAACCAGTGAAGGGTAGTGCCACCTCCAACTCTTATCGCATCACTCGCAAAAGGCATCGGACCGAACTGAACCAAATATCCTTTTTTATCAGGAAACGGTGGAATGATGGGTTCCATATCTAAAACATTGGGTGAAGGTGCCTGTTTCAGATTCGGATAAGGCGAGTTCGGAACTTTAGCTTCTTCCATGTAAAACTTACGGATGTAATCGTTGTAAGTCGTCATAGAAGTTGCGGAATCCAGTTCTATTCCGGCTTCTAAACCGGCTTCGTACATGAGAATAGATAATTCTTTATATGTTTTTGAATCGTTCATTTCAGAACGGTGGATCATTTTTCCTTTTTCTGTATCAAAAACATGATCGGTTAAAAGTTTTGCAATCAGAGATCCGGCAATTCCGGTTCCCACGATGATTACATCTTTTTTCTGCTGTAATTTTTCTTTCTGATTCATGAGTTGTTGTTTACAGGTTTTACGCCCCAAGATTTAAAGCCAGGTTGTTTTGCTCCGGGTGGATGAGCTTGCATTACGTTCCAGACCAATCCTTCTTTATAAGATAAATCGTTGACGTAAGCGCCTTCCCAGGTTCCAAGATACCAAAGCGTGATAATACTGTTGGCAATATCCTGAGTCGCAGGATTGGCAAGAATGTCAGAAGAAATAGCGTTATTCAGTTGGTTTTGTGTAGTAGAATTTTCAAGAATATCTTTAGAAATATTCAGAAATTCTGTAAAAGTTACAGCTTCTATCTGATGAAGAATATGCGTGTAATAAGTCTCGGCTAAGCCTGTAGATTGCAGTTCGTTCACGGAAAATCCGGTGAGAGATTCTGAGATAGCCATGAACACGTCGTAATAATAATCGTCGACGTTGAAGATTTTTTGGATAATCATTTCGTTGAAATTTGGTGTTACAATAACTTGCCTTCTTATCATTTTAGGAAGACAAAATAATACAATCGAAAAATAAAAATGGTGACATTTTAGTCTTGATCAGACCGCATAGAAGTTTTGCAAAGTTTTTTTAAGTTAGACATGGTTATTAGTTTTAGTTGTCCAAATTTATTGAGTTTTTGCTCGCCGAAACTCAGTATTTTTACTGTAATGGCGCATGCGTGTGGTATTTGTAATTATTATAAAAAAGCTTTTTCGAAGAATGATTTTTGTTATTTTTTTTATTTAATTTAGAACTGTTCTAGTTTATGAAATGCTTTAAAGATTAAAGTTTTGTCATTGATTATAAATTTCAACTAGGTTTTTATATAGATGCTTTCTTATTCTATATTATCTTTCTAAACTTGAATTTATAAGTTTTAATAATATTATGCGTCGAGTTCTGTCGCAATATTCATCTAGTTTTACAGAAAAATGGCGCATTTATCAAATCTATATCAAACGGTTGCGATATGTGTTAAAAAACATTAAATTAGCAAAAAATAATAATTAAAAAACGCAAATCATGAAAAAACTCTACATGAGTGCATTTTTCGTATGCACAACTGCTGTAGTATATGCTCAGGATGTGGTATGGCAGAAAGATATTAAATCTTCTACACAGGATTTTCTTTCACAAGTCACCACAACAGTCGACCAGCAATATCTTGTGACAGGTAGCAGTATTCAGGCAGCAGGTAAAACTGCAATGACATCTGTAGCTTCAAAGCAGAATAACGGTTACGACTTTCATTTAGTTAAATTAAATCAACAGGGAGAAGAAGTCTGGGAAAAATATTTTTCAGGACAAAATCATGACTTTTTATCGGCAACAGTGGCTACCCAAGAAGGAGGATTTCTTTTAGCAGGAACTTCTTTTTCTGGAAAAGGTTTAGACAAAAAAGATGCTTCAAAGGGAGGATCTGATATCTGGCTGATTAGAATCAACGAATTCGGAGATGAATTATGGCAGAAAACTTTAGGCACATCGCAGGACGAAGAAGCAAGATCTGTGATTCAGACTGCCGATTTTGGTTTTATGATCGCTGGAAATATTCAGAATGCTGCCAACGGATTCGGATCGAAAGATGTTACGGTAACAAGACTTGATAAAAACGGAAAAGTACTTTCAGAATTAATTGTAGGCGGAAGAGGTCTGGATGAAGTCGAAAAAATGATTCCTACACCGGATGGAGGAGCGCTATTGGGAATCTATTCAAGGAGTTCCGAGTTACGGGATTCGAGTTCAGAGGGAAACAGTGGTAGTAACGAAACCTCGAATCCTGTATCACAAACCTCCAAATCCAGCCCCAACTTTGGAGAAGGCGATTATTGGGTAATCAAACTCAGCAAAGACAACAAAATAGAATGGGAAAAGAATTTCGGAGGTAAAGGAGATGATCATTTAAGAACCATGGTTTTTACATCATCTGGATACATTATTGGCGGAGAATCGAGATCTGAGAAATCAGGAAATAAAACGGTTGGAATTGAAGAAGGAACTGATGTCTGGCTGATCTCTTTAAACACGAAAGGTGAAGAACAATGGCAGAAATCTTACAATTTTAAGAACCGTGATATTCTGATGGGAATGAATGTGATCAACACAAGAGATGGCAAAAACTCAAAAGGAGTTTTACTTGGAGGTTATACTCAGGCAGAAGGAAGAATTGAAGCAGATGATGAAACATTCTGGATGCTTTATATCGATAATAATGGTAACGAACAGTGGAGAAAACATGTGAAAGGAGAATCGAGAAAGAAAGAAGAAAGGCTTTCTGATCTGAAGATGAATAAAGACGGGTCGATTGTATTAGCAGGAACAAGCGCTGAAGAACTAGGCAAAGAAAACTGGAAGATCGTAAAGCTTGGAGATCAACAGATTGATCAGTTAATCGAAAAACAGAATATTAAAATCTATCCTAATCCTGTTTCAGATTATGCCTATGTGGAAATTGGGTTTGATTTTAAAGAAGCAGACATTATTCTTTATGATATGGGTGGAAGACAATTACAAAGTCTGAAAACAAAGAATAAGATTACAAAAATTAACACACAGAATTTGATTCAGGGAGCTTATTTAATCGTTGTGAAAACGGATACTGATAAAACTGCGAATGCTAAATTGATTAAAAAATAAATACAATACAATGAAAAAAATATTACTTGGTGCAAGTATTTTGTTAGCTAACTTACAATATGCACAAAATGTAACTCAACTAAATAATTACATTCCTGATATTCTTCCTAGTTCACCTACAACATCCTCATTAATGAAGTTTGAGGAAATACCTGTAGATAATTATACGGGTGTTGCTGATATTAGTATTCCGGTAATCAATATTAATATAAAAAATAATTTAAATCTAAATCTACAACTCAAGTATCATTCTGGTTCAATAGCTGTTGATGAGAAAGCTAGTGATGTGGGATTAGGATGGAATTTAATGGCCGGTGGAACAATTACTAGAACAGTAAAAGGAATTCCTGACGAATATAAATTTGATGGGGATAAAAGAAGAAGAGGAATTTACAGAAAAGATGAAATCAATTTTCCAAATAGGTATAACCAAGTATTAGATATTTTAAAAAGTGGAAATTTGGGCTACGATAATCTACAGAATTTTGATAAATATAATGAATTTGCATGGGAATCATTTTTCAAAAATACCTACGATACTGAATATGATATGTATCAATACAATTTTTTAGGGAACATTGGTAGATTTATAGTTAAAAGAAGTGAAGCTGGTGAATTTATTGTTAGAAAGCTTGATGATAACAATTTAAAAATAAAAATTACAAATAATTTAAACTTTGAACCTGAAAAGTTTGTTATAACTGATGATACTGGGTATATCTATACTTTTGATGTGGTAGAAAAATCATATTCCAATAATGTTATTTTTTCATCAGGTTACGGAAATTCAGGTTCTTCATCAATTACTAAAACTATCGACTATAATAGTGCTTTCCACTTAAGTAGTATTAAGGATGCCAATGATGTAAACCTTGCAGTGTTTACATATGAAACTCCAAGTAAAGAAATTGTCTTACTACATAACCAGACAAACTATAGTTTTATTGGTTCTACAGGTTTTTTAGATATAATTAGAGCTAAGGAATGTGAAAATCAAGTATTCCCTCAACTCAACCCTACAGATCAAACTAGTACCAATCAAATTATCAGTTATACCCGGAAGATCAAAGAGATTGATGTAATAAATAAAGCATTAGTGAAATTTGAATTTGAAACAGGTCGAAGTGATACAAATCTTCACAATCCTTCCGAATCTAGATTTCTAAAGAAAATTATTGTTAGTAATGCTACTTCTCAAAAAACAAATACTTTTGTTCTTCATCAAAACTATAGAGAAAGTATTTTCAATAGAATGTTTTTATCTAAAGTTGATGTTCTGGATAAAAACGATGATTTTTTATATGATTATCAATTGACATATAAAAATCTTCCATTGGCAACAAATATGCAAAGTTTAGGAAAGGATCTTTATGGATACCTAAATCTAAGACCTGAGTATTTTTTTGAAGGTTATTATAGAAATATTACGCCCTCTGTAACAAATGTAGATATTCTGGAAAAAATAAAACTTCCTACCTCCGGAACAATTAACTTTAGTTATGAAAATAATACCTACTCCTACAATTCTGCTTATGTAAATACTACTGAAAACATTACTAATTATGATGAAAATATAAATAACTGGGATGAGCAGAGTACATCTTTGATCTTTAATAAAACAGATAAAGATTTAGGAACAAAAAAACAGGTCTTTACCTTAGATTCTCCCACGCAAGTATACTTTTTTATACAGAATAATTTCCAAGAAAATAATCCTTCTGACTGGAGATATACATTGTATAGAAATATAACAGGAACATCGAGTGCGATAATTTTAACTCAATACACAGGTATAGAAGATCCTGATCAGATCAGTAAACAATCTGTTTTTCTAGAACCTGGTCAATATACCTTACAATTGAGTTCTGTTGATCTTAACTTTAAAAAACCGTTTACATCAAATGTTAAGATTTTTTACAAAACAAAAAATCAGAGACAGAAATATTTAATGGCGGGAGGCTTAAGAATAAAAAAAATATCCCACAACGAAGGTGATCAGAATTTGAGAGATATTGAGTATAATTATCAAAATCTAAATGATGCCAACTTAAGCAGCGGAGCTTTGCTTATTCCCAAACCTATATATGAGTATCGTGAAATAAATAATAGGAAAAATATTCGTTGTTTAGAATTTAGTTATAATGGTGGTGTTCGAAACTTCTATGACTTTGAATTTCCTGAATATCATGTGATTACTTCTTCCAACATTGTACCATCACAAAGATCAAAAGGTGATGTAGGCTACAAATATGTAAAGATTAGAGAAAATGGGAAAGGTTCGCAAGAATTTACATACAGTTCTCCGATTGATATACCAAGTGACTATGATTTTACTAATAATCCTCCCTTATTATTTCGGGAAACACCAGATTACAAGAGAGGATTACTTAAAAGTTTAAATATAATTAATGAGCAAGGAAGTTTAGTTAAAAATACAGTTAATACCTACACCTACACAGATACTCTTGAAAATACAGGGATAACCTATTATCGATCTAATCTCCCCTTATCAATTTATTATTCGCGCTTTGATAAATATTCTGATTTTTTGAATCATATCAGAGGGTGCGCACAAAATGATTTTCCTATTCATACAAATACCCAGTCTTATGTCGGATATAAAGAGTACTTCTATGAAAATAATAATGTATTACCGCCATTATGTGCTTTTTATAGCGGAGAAACATCAGGAATTATTAGATATCAAATAGAGAATGAAATAATAGGAAAAGCTAATCTTAGCAAACAAGAAAATAATGATATTTTCTTGGGTAAAACTGTAAAGACAATTACAGATACAGAATTTAATATTTTAAACTACCCTTTAAAGCAAAAAACTATTTCAGCAGACGGAGAAGTAATAGAAGCAGCTTACGGCTATGCCCATGAAAAAAATAATCCGTATTTAATAGGAAAGAACATAGTTGGTATTCCGTTGGAAACAACGATTACAAAAACTAAGGATGGGATTACAAAAACTTTGTCGAAAGCAGAAAATTTATATCCTATTTCACAGGCAGAAGCAGATACGAAAACTTCAGGATTTGCATTGCCCTATCAAATCAATTCGACCGATTTTCTAAATACTACTATAGCAGAAGTTACCTATGATCGCTATGATTCTAAAGGAAACATTCAACAATACACGACCAAAGATGGTATTTCTACGACAATTATTTGGGGATACAATGGAATTCATCCAATAGCTAAAATAGTAGGAGTAAAACTATCATCTATTACTCCATCATTAATTGAGACTATCGTAAATGCTTCCAATACAGATGCTTCAGCTGTACTAAATAATGACGAAATATTATTTTTATCAGATTTAGATATGTTTAGAAAAGAGGTTGAAGCATTATCTAGAGCAAATGCACAGGTAACTACTTATACATATGATCCATTGATTGGGGTTAGAAGTATTACTCCATCATCAGGAATCAGAGAAATTTATAAATACGATTCTGCCAACAGATTGGAAAATATCAGAG
Coding sequences within it:
- a CDS encoding T9SS type A sorting domain-containing protein, producing MKKLYMSAFFVCTTAVVYAQDVVWQKDIKSSTQDFLSQVTTTVDQQYLVTGSSIQAAGKTAMTSVASKQNNGYDFHLVKLNQQGEEVWEKYFSGQNHDFLSATVATQEGGFLLAGTSFSGKGLDKKDASKGGSDIWLIRINEFGDELWQKTLGTSQDEEARSVIQTADFGFMIAGNIQNAANGFGSKDVTVTRLDKNGKVLSELIVGGRGLDEVEKMIPTPDGGALLGIYSRSSELRDSSSEGNSGSNETSNPVSQTSKSSPNFGEGDYWVIKLSKDNKIEWEKNFGGKGDDHLRTMVFTSSGYIIGGESRSEKSGNKTVGIEEGTDVWLISLNTKGEEQWQKSYNFKNRDILMGMNVINTRDGKNSKGVLLGGYTQAEGRIEADDETFWMLYIDNNGNEQWRKHVKGESRKKEERLSDLKMNKDGSIVLAGTSAEELGKENWKIVKLGDQQIDQLIEKQNIKIYPNPVSDYAYVEIGFDFKEADIILYDMGGRQLQSLKTKNKITKINTQNLIQGAYLIVVKTDTDKTANAKLIKK